The window ATTATCAAAGAAAAAGAAGAATGTCATCCTTGTGCTTTGTGATAATATAACACCTACAGTAAGTACAATTCTGCCATTGACAGATGCCAAAAATCAATCATTAGGAGAGTTACTTTCTTCAATTCAGATTACACAAGAAAGTATACTACAAAAATGCATTACCTTAGGGAAAAATGATTATTTAAGTGTTATAGGATATTTGCATGGTGAAAATGAAAGAACTTATGCAAAGTACAGCAAAGAAAGGGTGGTAGATTTATTTATACTTTTGAAGCATTTGGCAGATTACATTATTATTGATTGCAGCAGTTTAGTATCTTACGACATATTATCAAGGACAGCTCTTGAATTAGCAGATCAGGTCATTCGTCTTATAAGTCCTGATTTAAAGGCGATTAGCTTTTATGATTCTTGCTTGCCACAATTTGCTGAAAGAAAGTATAATCTTCAAAATCATATGAAGGTGCTTTCAAATGTTAAATATACTATGCCAACAGATAGTGTGGCAAATAGGTTTGGCGGTGTACCTTTAGAAATTCCTTTTATAGAAGAAATCGAAAAACAGTATTTAGAAGGACGATTATTTGAGAGTTTAGCAGATAAAAAAAGCCAAGACTATGTTAAAGCAATTAATGAGATTATAGCTATCATAGAAGGTGCAAAGGAATTGCCAGAGAAAGTAAAAGAAAAAAGGCAATTTAATAATCCATTAAAAGGATTTAAATGGATGCGAGGTGCTAAATGATGAATAACATATTACTAGATTCTCCACAAAACATTAGAGAGTTTTCAGATATTCTTCATGAAGTACAAGAATACATTTCAGGAAAATATGCTTTACTAATATCAGATGATAGCGAAAGACAGAAGGAACAAATAAAGTCGTATATTACAAAATATTTAATGGATTATTCTCTAGCAGTTGAGGACTTAACTCTTGATGAATTAGTGGAAAAATTATATTCAGAAATGGCAGAGTACTCATTTTTGACAAAATATCTATTTAGAAATGATATAGAGGAAATCAATATTAATTCATGGCAGGATATAAAAGTAACCTATTCAAATGGTGAGATATTACCAATAAAGGAGCATTTCAATTCACCAAAACACGCTGTTGATGTGATGAGAAGATTGCTTCATAAAAGTGGTATGATATTAGATCATTCACAGCCTATTGTAGTTGGACATTTATCAGAAAAGATTCGTATTACAGTACTAGGGCAAGGTGTAATTGATCCTAACATGGGTGTTGCAGTTTCAATCAGGATAGTAAATCCTAAGAAACTTGTAAAAGAGGATTTTATAAAACATCATACTGCAAATGAAGAAATGCTTGAGTTCTTAAGTTTAGCCCATAGATATGGCGAAAGTATGTGCTTAACAGGAGCTACATCAAGTGGTAAAACAACTTTAATGAGCTGGATTTTATCAACGCTTCCAGATAACAAAAGAATTTATACTATTGAAAATGGAACAAGAGAATTTAATCTTGTGAAAAGAAATGAAAAGGGTGAAGTTATCAACAATATTATCCACACAGTTACAAGACATAGTGATGATCCAAAGCAGAATATTACCATGGTAAAGCTTCTTGAAACAGGATTAACAGTTAATCCTGATTATATATGTGTTGCAGAAATGAAATCAGAGGAGGCGTTCTTTGCTCAAGAAGCAGCGAGAACAGGTCATGGAGTAACCACTACAATTCATGCTAGTTCATGTATTGCTACCTATTATCGTATGGTAACTTTATGTAAGCAGCGTTATGATATGGATGAAAGAACACTATATAATCTTGTGACAGAAGCATTTCCAATAGTAGCATTTTGTAAGAAATTAGAGGACAATTCACGTCATATCATGGAAATAACGGAATGTGAAATTAAAGATGATGGCACAAGAAATATTAGAACCCTTTATAAATTCAATGTAACGGACAATAGTATGGTTGATGGAAAACTAAAAATAATAGGGGAATATGAAAAAGTAAATGATATGTCGAAGTCACTGCAAAAGAGGTTACTTGAAAATGGGATGCCTAGAAACATCCTTCAAACGTTCATAGGCTGGTCGCAGAAAAAATCTGCTGCTCGCCCATGCAGCCTGGGTGGTGAATCAAATGAATAGCATGATTTTAATAGCTTTCTTAGGATTAGTAACAGGCTCTTTTATATTACTTGAAACATCGCCCTTTGAAATGATGAAGGAAATATCAAAATTATTTGATAAAAAAGAGCAGTCTTTAAAAAAAAAAATAAAAGATGCTACATCAACCAAAAAGAAAAAGGGGATAAGAAAATTAATTGAAGAAACAAAGGAAATATTAAAAGCTACAAATAAAGAAGGTAGTTTTACAAGGATTTGCATTGTATCTTTTACATTATTGATAGTAGGAATATTAATGGCAGTGTTAATAAACAACATGTTTTTAATTCCTGTATTGGCAATAGGTTTTTCATTATTCCCCTTTTGGTATGTGAAATTTACAGCTACTAAGTGGAAGAAAGAGCTGAATGGTGAATTAGAAACTGCTTTATCGGTAATTACCACATCTTATATGAGAAGTGAAAACATTATTACTGCTATTGATGAAAATATTAATTATATCAATCCACATGTACATGATGTATTCAAAGTTTTTCTAACTCAAACCAAGTTAATCAATTCAAATATAAAGATAGCACTTGAGGGTCTTAAATATAAGATTGATAGTGCTGTTTTTCATGAATGGGTGGATGCGGTTATTGATTGCCAAGAGGATAAGAATCTTAAAAGCACATTAACACCTATTGTATCGAAGCTATCAGATATGAGAATTGTATCCGCAGAATTAGATTATTTGCTTTATGAACCTGTAAAAGAGTTTATTACTATGGCAATTCTTTTAGTTGGTAATATTCCTTTAATGTATTTTCTAAATAAGGATTGGTTTAATACATTGATGTTTACTACTATTGGGAAATTAATACTTGCCATATGTGCTGTGGTGATTTTCATATCCCTTGCAGCAGTTATTAGGTTATCAAAACCTGTTGAGTATAAGAGGTAGAAGGGAGGGGATACAATGATACCAATTCTAATTATTTTTGCTAGCATTTTTACTTTAGGAGCATATTTAATCTTTGCAGATTTATTAAAACTACCAACGAGAAAGGTAACAAAAGCTGTACTTGCAATAAATCGAAGAGAAAAGAAAAAGTCAAAGAATTTTGAGATGTTCATTAATGAATTATCGATGAAATTATCAAAATTCAGTAAACTGACAGATTATAACAGAAGAAAAATTTCAGCAACATTAAAATCAGCAAATATAAAATTATCACCTGAAACATTTATAGCAAGAGCATGGGTAAAAGCAGGGCTAACTTTATTGTTTATAGTTCCTGCTTTTCTTATTTTTCCAATTATATTTCCACTCATCTTATTTCTTGCAGTAGCTGTTTATTTTAAAGAAATAAGATGTGCAGATGAAGCAGTAAGGAAAAGACGTGAGGATATAGAATTTGAGCTACCAAGATTTGTTTCTACACTAACACAGGAATTAAAAGCAAGTCGAAATGTATTATCTATCCTTGAAACATATAAACAAAATGCAGGAAAAAGCTTTAAAAATGAGTTAGAGATAACCGTTGCGGATATGAAATCAGGGAGTTATGAATCTGCTCTTACGAGATTAGAAGCAAGGCTTGGAAGCTCTCAGCTTTCAGATGTTGTAAGAGGTTTGATTGGTGTTATTCGTGGGGATGATGGTGTAGTCTATTTTCAAATGTTATCCCATGATTTAAAGCAGTTGGAGCTACAAAGATTAAAGACTATTGCTATGAAAAGACCGAGTAAAATCCGTAAATATTCCTTTGCAATGCTATTTTGTTTCTTGTTGATGTATTTATCAGTCATGTTTGTTGAGATTGTTAAAACTCTTGGGAAGATGTTCTAGGAGGTGAGAAAATTGAAGAAAATCTTAGTATCAAATCGTGGAGAAGGATATATAGATACAGCAGTGATAGTGATTGTTGCAATGCTTGTTATAGCAATGGCTGTTAAAGTATATCCTGTATTTATTGCTAAAAATGAATTAAATACATTTGCAGTAGAGCTAGCAAGAGTAGCGGAGATAGAAGGAAGAATCGGAAGTGTAACAAAAGCTAAAGAAAATGAACTAAAAGCTAGTATGGGAATTTCCCCAAATATACAATGGTCAAGAACGGGAAAAATTCAGCTAAATGAGGAATTTAGCGTAGTTGTTAGCCATACAGTAGACATAGGATTTTTTGAGTTTGGATCATTTCCTATAACACTTAAATCAAAAGCAACAGGTAGATCGGAGGTATATTATAAATGATAAGCAAGTTGAAAAACAAAGATGGCAGCGCAGTAATAATTGCTTGTATAGTTGTAATATGCCTATTACTTTTATTTACCGTTATAAGTGAGTATTTAAGACTTCAAATTATTGCAAAAGGTGTTCGTGATGCTGTTCAGACATCAGTGATATCCGTTGCAATAGAAAATTATGATGATGTATATAACGGACTTAGAGAAGGTTACTCTGGAGGATATGAGCTTGATAGCAATGATCGTTGGAAAAGTAAAGTTGATGAAGGAGCTGTTTTATCCAATCTTAGCGATGTTTTAGGACTAAAAAATGGGGGGAAATATACAGGTTCACAACTTGAATATACCATATCTAATCTTGATATCAATATACTAAATACACCATTTGCTCCAAGTGGAAATTCTAAAAAGTTTGAATCAGAAGTATGGTTAAACCTTGAAGTACCTTTATCCTTTGGATGGAATAAACTGTCACCACTTAAGATTCGTATGAAAGTAAATGCAGGATATACACCTAAATTTTAAATTTGAAATGAGTGATTACTGGACATTCAAATTTTAGATTGATAGTATGTAAATATACAATATGTATTAATTATACATATCAAAACTTGGAGTTAAAATGTCATGAAAAGAGATTGAATGTTTGAGATAAAAACAGCGATTAAAGGAGGACAACAGATATGAAAAAAATGAATACGAAAACAAAAAGAGCAAGGATGATAGCAACCCTTTTAGTGGTAGGGATTATTCTTATTGGAGCAATTTATGTAAAAATAAGTCCTAAAGATACCAATAAAGATATATTAATAGAAGAAAAAACTACCCACAATACAGTAGTGGATGCTATTGAAGTACCTAAAGAAGAAGTTGTAAAAGTAGAAGTTTCTAAAATCAAAGAAGAAGTAG is drawn from Tepidibacter hydrothermalis and contains these coding sequences:
- a CDS encoding AAA family ATPase, with the translated sequence MQKNKIIAVWGNHNSGKTTLAAKIANELSKKKKNVILVLCDNITPTVSTILPLTDAKNQSLGELLSSIQITQESILQKCITLGKNDYLSVIGYLHGENERTYAKYSKERVVDLFILLKHLADYIIIDCSSLVSYDILSRTALELADQVIRLISPDLKAISFYDSCLPQFAERKYNLQNHMKVLSNVKYTMPTDSVANRFGGVPLEIPFIEEIEKQYLEGRLFESLADKKSQDYVKAINEIIAIIEGAKELPEKVKEKRQFNNPLKGFKWMRGAK
- a CDS encoding CpaF/VirB11 family protein, whose protein sequence is MMNNILLDSPQNIREFSDILHEVQEYISGKYALLISDDSERQKEQIKSYITKYLMDYSLAVEDLTLDELVEKLYSEMAEYSFLTKYLFRNDIEEININSWQDIKVTYSNGEILPIKEHFNSPKHAVDVMRRLLHKSGMILDHSQPIVVGHLSEKIRITVLGQGVIDPNMGVAVSIRIVNPKKLVKEDFIKHHTANEEMLEFLSLAHRYGESMCLTGATSSGKTTLMSWILSTLPDNKRIYTIENGTREFNLVKRNEKGEVINNIIHTVTRHSDDPKQNITMVKLLETGLTVNPDYICVAEMKSEEAFFAQEAARTGHGVTTTIHASSCIATYYRMVTLCKQRYDMDERTLYNLVTEAFPIVAFCKKLEDNSRHIMEITECEIKDDGTRNIRTLYKFNVTDNSMVDGKLKIIGEYEKVNDMSKSLQKRLLENGMPRNILQTFIGWSQKKSAARPCSLGGESNE
- a CDS encoding secretion protein F, with translation MIPILIIFASIFTLGAYLIFADLLKLPTRKVTKAVLAINRREKKKSKNFEMFINELSMKLSKFSKLTDYNRRKISATLKSANIKLSPETFIARAWVKAGLTLLFIVPAFLIFPIIFPLILFLAVAVYFKEIRCADEAVRKRREDIEFELPRFVSTLTQELKASRNVLSILETYKQNAGKSFKNELEITVADMKSGSYESALTRLEARLGSSQLSDVVRGLIGVIRGDDGVVYFQMLSHDLKQLELQRLKTIAMKRPSKIRKYSFAMLFCFLLMYLSVMFVEIVKTLGKMF